The following are from one region of the Biomphalaria glabrata chromosome 4, xgBioGlab47.1, whole genome shotgun sequence genome:
- the LOC106052247 gene encoding OTU domain-containing protein 5-B-like, producing the protein MTIKPKKKVVKEKNDTETTDPHSAVGHPHGHGLSLQHGHYHLSSNSENRLEKTPRVRTSPTRWLPSTSGRDDLSHSLSGLTQSLSSSTSYEFDGHEAPSNHKRRHRSSPHRTIRKHRNNHVPNPGALPNNTNNLPHLGTNVEECDEEYNSEDEHSQPPAVPENINELEQWFEKALKEKKGFIIKKMGEDGACLFRAVADQVYGDQEMHGTVRKHCLDYMSKNADFYSQYVTEDFTTYINRKRMDSCHGNHLEIQAITELFNRPVEVYQYSLDPMNTFDTAYKTDNPPIRLSYHGNVHYNSIVDPYAASIGVGLGLPGLQPGLAERNLMHDAIKSSETFHIEQTMLEDKLRETDWEVTQESIDEQVARESYLQWLREQEKSTRRSKGASARTASATCSSTSDVSHNLLESAPMRSPRQLRSGNSSPQQQMQSDDQFISLPGSSKSPRHSPPHSSVSGASANGDDNNSVCIMDHLPPTLYGLSDWSEEDILAQVIAQSQQEYLDSLKKKVNTPSTSSFSNHPSTSASSSSFAGDGAGCSGASTSTSCNKYVSHKS; encoded by the exons ATGACCATCAAACCAAAAAAGAAGGTtgttaaagagaaaaatgaTACAGAAACTACTGATCCCCATTCAGCTGTTGGCCACCCCCATGGTCATGGCCTTTCACTCCAGCATGGTCATTATCATCTCAGCAGTAACTCTGAAAATAGGCTTGAAAAGACACCTCGAGTTAGGACATCACCCACACGATGGCTACCATCAACATCTGGCCGAGATGATTTATCACACTCTCTTTCTGGATTGACCCAATCACTGTCTTCAAGCACATCTTATGAGTTTGATGGACATGAAGCCCCATCAAATCATAAAAGACGCCATCGTTCATCACCCCACAGAACTATTcgaaaacatcgcaataatcaTGTGCCTAATCCAGGTGCTCTTCCTAACAATACAAACAATCTACCACATTTAGGAACAAATGTTGAAGAATGTGATGAAGAATATAATAGTGAAGATGAACATAGTCAACCTCCAGCAGTTCCAGAAAATATCAATGAG CTTGAGCAGTGGTTTGAAAaagctttaaaagaaaaaaaaggatttataaTCAAGAAAATGGGAGAGGATGGGGCATGTTTGTTCAGAGCAGTAG CTGATCAGGTTTATGGGGACCAAGAGATGCATGGCACTGTTAGAAAACATTGTCTTGATTATAtg TCAAAGAATGCAGATTTCTATTCTCAATATGTTACTGAAGATTTCACAACATATATCAATAGAAAAAGAATGGATTCATGTCATGGCAATCACCTTGAAATTCAAGCAATAACTGAGTTGTTTAATCGACCAGTGGAAGTGTACCAATATAGTTTAG ACCCTATGAATACATTTGATACTGCCTACAAAACAGACAATCCTCCTATACGGCTCAGTTACCATGGAAATGTTCACTACAACTCAATAGTGGATCCCTATGCAGCTTCCATTGGTGTAGGATTAGGATTGCCAGGTCTCCAACCTGGG CTGGCGGAAAGAAATCTCATGCATGATGCTATCAAAAGTTCAGAAACATTTCATATAGAGCAG ACCATGTTGGAAGATAAACTGAGAGAAACAGATTGGGAAGtgacacaagaatcaatagatGAGCAAGTGGCCAGAGAGTCATATTTGCAGTGGCTCAGAGAACAAGAGAAATCCACTCGCAGATCAAAAGGTGCCTCT GCTCGAACTGCCAGTGCAACTTGTAGCTCTACTAGTGATGTCTCTCACAACTTACTAGAATCAGCTCCCATGAGGTCTCCAAGACAACTAAGGAGTGGCAACAGTAGTCCACAACAACAAATGCAGTCTGATGACCAATTTATTTCATTGCCTG GCTCATCCAAATCTCCACGCCACAGTCCACCCCACAGCTCAGTGAGTGGAGCCAGTGCCAATGGAGATGATAATAATTCTGTCTGTATAATGGACCACCTACCTCCCACACTTTATG gTCTTTCTGACTGGAGTGAAGAAGACATCTTAGCTCAGGTGATTGCACAATCACAGCAGGAGTACCTGGACTCCCTGAAGAAAAAAGTGAACACTCCATCAACTTCTTCCTTTTCAAATCACCCTTCCACATCTGCATCCTCCTCATCTTTTGCTGGAGATGGTGCTGGTTGTAGTGGTGCCTCAACTTCTACCAGTTGCAACAAATATGTTAGTCACAAGAGCTAA